In a single window of the Serratia quinivorans genome:
- the hupA gene encoding NS2, whose amino-acid sequence MNKTQLIDVIADKADLSKAQAKLALESTLAAITESLKEGDAVQLVGFGTFKVNHRNERTGRNPQTGKEIKIAAANVPAFVSGKALKDAVK is encoded by the coding sequence ATGAACAAGACTCAACTGATTGATGTAATCGCGGACAAGGCTGACCTTTCCAAAGCACAAGCTAAACTGGCTCTGGAATCCACCCTGGCTGCTATTACTGAGTCTCTGAAAGAAGGTGATGCAGTACAATTGGTTGGTTTCGGTACTTTCAAGGTAAACCACCGCAACGAGCGCACTGGTCGCAACCCGCAGACTGGTAAAGAAATCAAAATCGCAGCTGCTAACGTGCCTGCGTTCGTTTCTGGTAAAGCACTGAAAGACGCAGTTAAGTAA
- a CDS encoding Protein of uncharacterised function (DUF416), translating into MLRNPIHLRLEKLESWQHLTFMASLCERMYPNYQMFCLQTEFGEPAIYRRILDLVWETLVVKDAKVNFDSQLEKLEEAIPAAEDYDLYGVYPAIDACIALGELIHSRLSGETLEHAIAISETSIRTVAMLEMTQAGKEMTDDELKVLPAVEEEWDIQWEIFRLLADCEERDLELIKGLRSDLREAAVSNIGIKLTQ; encoded by the coding sequence ATGCTACGTAACCCGATTCATTTACGTCTGGAAAAGCTTGAAAGCTGGCAACATTTGACCTTTATGGCCAGTTTGTGCGAGCGTATGTATCCGAATTACCAGATGTTCTGCCTGCAAACCGAGTTCGGCGAACCGGCAATTTACCGCCGCATTCTGGATTTGGTGTGGGAAACTCTGGTGGTCAAGGACGCCAAGGTCAACTTTGACAGCCAGTTGGAGAAGTTGGAAGAGGCGATACCCGCGGCAGAAGATTACGATCTTTACGGCGTTTACCCGGCGATTGACGCCTGTATCGCATTAGGGGAACTGATCCATTCGCGACTCAGCGGGGAGACGCTAGAGCACGCCATCGCCATCAGCGAAACGTCTATTCGCACCGTGGCGATGTTGGAAATGACTCAGGCCGGTAAAGAAATGACCGACGATGAGCTCAAGGTTCTGCCTGCGGTAGAGGAAGAATGGGACATCCAATGGGAAATTTTCCGCCTGTTGGCTGACTGCGAAGAGCGCGATTTAGAACTGATCAAAGGGTTGCGTTCTGACCTCCGCGAGGCCGCGGTTAGTAATATCGGGATAAAATTAACGCAATAA
- the nfi gene encoding Endonuclease V has product MIDTQALRAEQRLRASEVIRQDDFLVVPPAFIAGADVGFEQEGAVTRAAIAILRYPSLELVEYQVARVATTMPYIPGFLSFREYPALLAAWEQLHQKPDLVLVDGHGISHPRRLGVASHFGLLVNVPTIGVAKKRLCGKFAPLDEATGALAPLEDKGEQLGWVWRSKARCNPLFISTGHRVGADSALAWVQRCMAGYRLPEPTRWADAIASRRPAFQRWLQQHPEVSQ; this is encoded by the coding sequence GTGATAGATACTCAAGCCCTGCGTGCAGAACAACGGCTGCGCGCCTCCGAAGTCATTCGCCAGGATGATTTCCTGGTCGTTCCACCGGCCTTTATCGCCGGTGCCGACGTGGGCTTTGAGCAGGAGGGCGCGGTGACTCGCGCCGCTATCGCCATCCTGCGCTATCCGTCGCTGGAGCTGGTGGAATACCAGGTGGCACGAGTGGCCACCACCATGCCCTATATCCCCGGTTTCTTATCGTTCCGTGAATACCCAGCGTTGCTCGCAGCCTGGGAGCAACTGCATCAAAAGCCGGATCTGGTGCTGGTTGACGGCCATGGCATTTCGCATCCGCGCCGTCTGGGCGTAGCCAGCCATTTTGGCCTGCTGGTCAACGTGCCGACCATCGGCGTAGCCAAAAAGCGCCTGTGTGGTAAGTTCGCCCCGCTAGACGAGGCTACAGGTGCGCTGGCACCGCTGGAGGACAAAGGCGAGCAACTGGGTTGGGTATGGCGCAGTAAGGCGCGCTGTAATCCGTTGTTTATCTCCACCGGCCACCGCGTTGGCGCCGACAGTGCACTGGCGTGGGTGCAACGTTGCATGGCGGGCTACCGTTTGCCGGAGCCTACACGCTGGGCCGATGCCATCGCCTCGCGCCGCCCGGCCTTCCAGCGCTGGCTGCAGCAGCATCCAGAGGTGTCGCAATGA
- the hemE gene encoding Uroporphyrinogen decarboxylase, protein MNELKNDRYLRALLRQPVDVTPVWMMRQAGRYLPEYKATRAQAGDFMSLCKNAELACEVTLQPLRRFPLDAAILFSDILTIPDAMGLGLYFETGEGPRFSSPITSRADVDKLPAFDPEVELGYVMNAVRTIRRELKGEVPLIGFSGSPWTLATYMVEGGSSKAFTKLKKMMYAEPATLHLLLDKLADSVILYLNAQIKAGAQSVMVFDTWGGVLTGRDYREFSLHYMHKIVDGLLRENDGRRVPVTLFTKGGGQWLEAMAATGCDALGLDWTTDIADARRRVGDKVALQGNMDPSMLYASPERIGQEVETILAGFGHGEGHVFNLGHGIHPDVPPENAGAFVEAVHAQSGKYHR, encoded by the coding sequence ATGAATGAGTTGAAGAACGATCGCTACCTGCGCGCACTGCTGCGTCAGCCGGTGGATGTGACCCCTGTATGGATGATGCGTCAGGCCGGTCGTTATTTGCCGGAGTACAAGGCCACCCGCGCCCAGGCCGGGGATTTCATGTCGCTATGCAAGAACGCGGAGCTGGCTTGTGAAGTCACGCTGCAGCCGCTGCGCCGTTTCCCACTGGACGCGGCGATCCTGTTCTCCGATATCCTCACCATTCCCGATGCCATGGGGCTGGGCCTGTATTTCGAAACCGGTGAAGGTCCGCGTTTCTCCTCGCCTATCACCAGTCGTGCCGATGTCGACAAGCTACCGGCGTTCGACCCGGAAGTGGAGCTGGGTTATGTGATGAACGCAGTTCGTACCATCCGTCGCGAGCTGAAGGGCGAAGTGCCGCTGATCGGTTTCTCAGGCAGTCCGTGGACGCTGGCGACCTATATGGTGGAAGGCGGTAGCAGCAAGGCCTTCACCAAACTGAAAAAAATGATGTACGCCGAGCCGGCGACGTTGCACCTGCTGTTGGATAAGCTGGCAGACAGCGTCATTTTGTATCTTAACGCCCAGATTAAAGCCGGCGCGCAGTCGGTGATGGTGTTCGATACCTGGGGCGGCGTGCTGACCGGTCGTGACTACCGCGAGTTCTCACTGCATTACATGCACAAGATTGTTGACGGCCTGCTGCGTGAAAACGACGGCCGCCGTGTGCCGGTCACGCTGTTCACCAAAGGTGGCGGCCAGTGGCTGGAGGCGATGGCGGCAACCGGTTGTGACGCACTGGGTCTTGACTGGACGACCGATATTGCCGATGCACGCCGCCGCGTGGGCGACAAAGTGGCACTGCAGGGCAACATGGACCCTTCGATGCTGTATGCGTCACCGGAGCGCATCGGCCAGGAAGTGGAAACCATTCTGGCCGGTTTCGGCCACGGCGAAGGGCATGTGTTCAACCTGGGCCACGGTATTCACCCGGACGTGCCGCCGGAGAACGCCGGTGCCTTTGTTGAGGCAGTCCACGCGCAGTCGGGGAAATACCATCGTTAA
- the nudC gene encoding NADH pyrophosphatase — protein sequence MKLRLCNNDMELALTGNENGWWIVSHESKLWLPNGELPCGLAASFSLLGRMARVIGEWEGLPVWLVRHAMPQEMGSVRQLLELDRGLFQLAGRGVQLAEFYRSHRYCGYCGHEMHLSRTESACLCGHCRERYYPQIAPCVIVAIRRDDEILLAQHVRHRGGIHTVLAGFVEVGETLEQAAAREVMEESNIEIKNLRYVTSQPWPFPHSLMMAFMADYHRGEIRHDPKELLNAGWYRYDRLPLLPPPGTVARRLIEDTVALCREQ from the coding sequence GTGAAGCTGAGGTTGTGCAACAACGATATGGAACTTGCATTAACGGGTAATGAAAATGGCTGGTGGATCGTCAGCCATGAAAGCAAACTTTGGTTACCGAACGGTGAATTGCCGTGCGGTTTGGCCGCGTCATTTTCCCTGCTGGGGAGAATGGCTCGTGTTATTGGCGAATGGGAAGGATTGCCGGTCTGGCTGGTGCGCCACGCAATGCCGCAGGAGATGGGATCGGTACGCCAACTGTTAGAACTGGATCGCGGGCTGTTCCAGCTTGCCGGACGGGGCGTACAACTGGCCGAGTTTTACCGTTCCCATCGCTACTGCGGTTACTGCGGCCATGAAATGCATCTCAGCCGCACTGAAAGTGCCTGCCTGTGCGGCCACTGCCGGGAGCGCTACTACCCGCAGATCGCCCCCTGCGTGATCGTTGCCATTCGGCGTGACGATGAGATCCTGCTGGCACAACATGTGCGCCATCGCGGCGGTATTCATACCGTACTGGCCGGCTTTGTCGAGGTTGGCGAAACGCTGGAGCAGGCGGCCGCACGCGAGGTGATGGAAGAAAGTAATATTGAAATCAAAAACCTGCGTTATGTCACCTCACAACCCTGGCCGTTCCCGCACTCGTTGATGATGGCCTTTATGGCCGATTACCACCGCGGCGAGATCCGTCACGATCCGAAAGAGCTGCTTAACGCCGGTTGGTACCGCTACGATCGGTTGCCGCTATTACCGCCGCCCGGCACGGTAGCGCGTCGCCTGATAGAGGACACCGTAGCCTTATGCCGTGAGCAATAA
- the rsd gene encoding Regulator of sigma D codes for MLNRLESLTQRVGGSNELVDQWLQARKQLLVAYCALVGIKPNKEKHTPLNEKALENFCHNLVDYLSAGHFHIYDRIIKQVEGASSPKMSLAVNIYPKLWANTEQIMAFHDRYTEVDIDQDLCLELHQALSDIGETLAARFTLEDRLIQLAAETWQQAEPDKTLDPAG; via the coding sequence ATGCTCAACCGTTTGGAAAGCCTGACTCAGCGCGTTGGTGGTAGTAATGAATTAGTAGATCAATGGCTTCAGGCACGCAAGCAGTTGCTGGTCGCCTATTGTGCCCTGGTGGGCATTAAACCTAACAAAGAAAAGCATACGCCGCTGAATGAAAAAGCGCTGGAGAACTTTTGCCATAATCTGGTGGATTATCTCTCCGCCGGCCATTTTCATATCTATGACAGAATAATCAAGCAAGTGGAAGGCGCATCCAGTCCGAAAATGTCTCTGGCGGTCAACATCTATCCCAAGCTGTGGGCCAATACCGAGCAGATCATGGCTTTCCACGATCGCTATACCGAAGTGGATATCGATCAGGACCTGTGTCTGGAATTACATCAGGCGTTGTCCGATATCGGTGAAACGCTGGCGGCTCGTTTTACCCTTGAAGACAGGCTGATCCAACTGGCGGCTGAAACCTGGCAGCAGGCTGAGCCGGACAAAACGCTGGATCCAGCCGGCTAA
- the thiC_1 gene encoding Phosphomethylpyrimidine synthase: MSNVNKPRARKEQREEAQQFINTLQGVSFPNSRRIYLQGSRSDLQVPMREIQLSPTLIGGDKDNPKYEPNEAIPVYDTAGPYGDPQSELNVHSGLAKLRAGWIAERGDTEALKGVSSGFTQQRLADEGLDHLRFEHLPLPRKAQPGQCVTQLHYARAGTVTPEMEFIAIRENMGRERIRGEVLRHQHPGQSWGANLPENITPEFVRQEVAAGRAIIPRQYQPPGIRTDDHRP; this comes from the coding sequence ATGTCTAACGTTAACAAACCCCGCGCTCGTAAAGAGCAACGCGAAGAAGCCCAGCAGTTTATCAACACCCTGCAAGGCGTTTCCTTCCCCAATTCACGCCGTATCTATCTGCAGGGCTCACGTAGTGATCTGCAGGTGCCAATGCGTGAAATTCAGCTCAGCCCGACGCTGATCGGTGGCGATAAGGACAACCCGAAGTACGAGCCAAACGAAGCGATTCCGGTGTACGACACTGCCGGCCCTTACGGTGATCCCCAATCAGAACTCAACGTGCATAGCGGCCTGGCGAAGCTACGCGCCGGTTGGATCGCTGAACGTGGCGATACCGAAGCGCTCAAGGGTGTCAGTTCAGGTTTCACCCAGCAGCGCCTGGCCGATGAAGGCCTGGATCACCTGCGCTTTGAACATCTGCCGTTGCCACGCAAGGCACAACCGGGCCAATGCGTGACCCAGTTGCACTACGCGCGTGCCGGCACCGTCACCCCGGAAATGGAATTTATCGCCATTCGCGAAAACATGGGGCGCGAGCGCATCCGTGGCGAGGTATTACGCCACCAGCATCCTGGCCAAAGTTGGGGGGCCAACCTGCCGGAGAATATCACGCCGGAATTCGTTCGCCAGGAAGTCGCCGCCGGGCGCGCCATCATCCCCCGCCAATATCAACCACCCGGAATCCGAACCGATGATCATCGGCCGTAA
- the thiC_2 gene encoding Phosphomethylpyrimidine synthase yields the protein MIIGRNFLVKVNANIGNSAVTSSIEEEVEKLVWSTRWGADTVMDLSTGRYIHETREWILRNSPVPIGTVPIYQALEKVNGVAENLTWEMFRDTLLEQAEQGVDYFTIHAGVLLRYVPMTAKRLTGIVSRGGSIMAKWCLSHHQENFLYQHFREICEICAAYDVSLSLGDGLRPGSIQDANDEAQFAELHTLGELTKIAWEYDVQVMIEGPGHVPMQMIRRNMTEELEHCHEAPFYTLGPLTTDIAPGYDHFTSGIGAAMIGWFGCAMLCYVTPKEHLGLPNKEDVKQGLITYKIAAHAADLAKGHPGAQIRDNAMSKARFEFRWEDQFNLALDPATARAYHDETLPQESGKIAHFCSMCGPKFCSMKISQEVRDYAAAQEAAKPIAVQLTGMEKMSAEFRSRGSELYHSAGNLQEELSND from the coding sequence ATGATCATCGGCCGTAACTTCCTGGTGAAGGTTAACGCCAACATCGGCAACTCGGCGGTGACCTCCTCGATCGAGGAAGAGGTCGAGAAACTGGTGTGGTCCACCCGCTGGGGCGCGGATACCGTGATGGATCTGTCTACCGGCCGCTATATCCACGAAACCCGCGAATGGATCCTGCGTAACAGCCCGGTGCCAATTGGCACGGTGCCTATCTATCAGGCGCTGGAAAAGGTGAACGGCGTGGCGGAAAACCTCACCTGGGAAATGTTCCGCGATACGCTGCTGGAGCAGGCGGAGCAAGGGGTTGACTACTTCACCATTCACGCTGGCGTGCTGCTGCGCTACGTGCCGATGACCGCCAAACGCCTGACCGGCATCGTTTCCCGCGGCGGTTCGATCATGGCCAAATGGTGCCTGTCACATCATCAGGAAAACTTCCTGTACCAGCACTTCCGCGAAATCTGTGAGATTTGCGCCGCCTATGACGTTTCTCTTTCCCTCGGCGACGGCCTGCGGCCGGGCTCAATTCAGGACGCCAACGACGAGGCTCAGTTCGCCGAACTGCACACTTTGGGTGAGTTGACCAAAATTGCCTGGGAATATGATGTGCAGGTGATGATCGAAGGCCCTGGCCACGTGCCGATGCAGATGATCCGCCGCAACATGACCGAGGAACTGGAGCACTGCCACGAAGCACCATTCTATACTCTTGGCCCACTGACCACCGATATCGCTCCGGGTTATGACCACTTTACCTCCGGCATCGGGGCCGCGATGATCGGCTGGTTCGGCTGCGCCATGCTGTGTTACGTCACGCCAAAGGAGCATCTCGGGCTGCCGAACAAAGAGGACGTCAAGCAGGGGCTGATCACCTACAAGATTGCCGCTCACGCCGCCGACCTGGCAAAAGGCCACCCCGGTGCGCAAATCCGCGATAACGCCATGTCCAAGGCGCGCTTCGAATTCCGCTGGGAAGATCAGTTCAATCTGGCGCTTGATCCAGCCACTGCTCGCGCTTATCACGACGAAACCCTGCCGCAGGAGTCCGGCAAAATCGCCCACTTCTGCTCTATGTGCGGGCCAAAATTCTGCTCGATGAAAATTTCGCAGGAAGTTCGCGACTATGCCGCCGCGCAGGAAGCGGCCAAACCGATAGCAGTGCAGCTAACCGGCATGGAAAAGATGTCGGCCGAGTTCCGCTCACGCGGCAGCGAGCTGTACCACAGCGCCGGTAACCTGCAAGAGGAATTGAGCAATGACTGA
- the thiE gene encoding Thiamine-phosphate synthase: MTDITTPFPATPHKLGLYPVVDSVEWIARLLDAGVTTLQLRIKDLPDEQVEDDIAAAIALGKRYDARLFINDYWQLAIKHGAYGVHLGQEDLDTTDLAAIHRAGLRLGVSTHDDSELARAIAVKPSYIALGHIFPTQTKDMPSAPQGLVELKRHIAGLSDYPTVAIGGISIDRVAAVLDCGVGSVAVVSAITQAPDWRAATAQLLQLIEGKE, encoded by the coding sequence ATGACTGATATCACTACGCCCTTCCCCGCCACGCCTCACAAGTTGGGGTTATACCCGGTAGTCGACAGCGTTGAATGGATTGCCCGTTTGCTGGACGCAGGCGTCACTACCCTTCAACTGCGGATTAAGGATCTGCCGGATGAACAGGTCGAGGACGACATTGCCGCCGCTATTGCCCTCGGCAAGCGCTACGACGCCCGATTGTTTATCAACGACTACTGGCAACTGGCGATTAAACACGGTGCCTATGGTGTACATCTCGGCCAGGAGGATTTGGACACTACCGATCTGGCCGCAATTCACCGCGCCGGGCTACGTTTGGGGGTTTCCACCCATGACGATAGTGAACTGGCCCGCGCCATTGCGGTAAAACCTTCCTATATCGCACTGGGGCATATTTTTCCGACGCAAACCAAAGACATGCCTTCTGCCCCACAGGGTCTGGTGGAGCTGAAACGCCATATCGCCGGGCTGAGTGACTACCCAACGGTAGCGATCGGCGGGATCAGTATCGATCGCGTGGCGGCAGTGCTGGATTGTGGCGTCGGTAGCGTCGCCGTGGTCAGCGCCATTACCCAGGCCCCGGACTGGCGCGCAGCGACTGCACAACTGCTGCAACTGATCGAAGGCAAGGAGTGA
- the thiF_1 gene encoding Sulfur carrier protein ThiS adenylyltransferase — translation MLSDQEFLRYSRQLLLEDIGPAGQEKLKQSTALIVGLGGLGSPASLYLAAAGVGTLLLADDDRLHVTNLQRQILYRSSDVSQSKAALAKHQLQALNPMVESIALEQRLQGEVLQRAVQRADLILDCSDNMETRHAVNAACIQAGKPLISGSAVGFSGQLLVIEPPYAHGCYACLYPEQTEPQRNCRTAGVLGPGGRRHWHAASAGSDKNAGGPAFRHQRQTAAVRR, via the coding sequence ATGTTGAGCGATCAAGAGTTCCTGCGCTACAGCCGCCAGTTGCTGCTGGAAGACATCGGGCCCGCAGGCCAGGAGAAACTAAAACAGTCGACGGCACTGATCGTCGGGTTGGGGGGGTTAGGCTCCCCCGCCTCGCTTTATCTGGCCGCCGCCGGTGTCGGCACCCTGCTGTTGGCCGATGACGATAGGCTGCACGTCACCAATTTGCAGCGTCAGATCCTCTATCGCAGCAGCGACGTTTCCCAAAGCAAAGCCGCTCTGGCAAAGCACCAGCTACAGGCGCTGAACCCGATGGTCGAATCCATTGCGCTGGAACAGCGTCTGCAGGGGGAAGTGTTACAGCGCGCCGTACAACGCGCCGATTTAATTTTGGACTGTAGCGATAACATGGAAACCCGCCATGCGGTGAACGCCGCCTGCATCCAGGCCGGTAAACCGCTGATCAGCGGCAGTGCGGTGGGTTTCAGCGGTCAGCTGCTGGTGATAGAACCTCCCTATGCCCACGGCTGCTATGCCTGCCTGTATCCGGAACAAACTGAACCCCAACGCAACTGCCGTACCGCTGGCGTACTCGGCCCCGGTGGTCGGCGTCATTGGCACGCTGCAAGCGCTGGAAGCGATAAAAATGCTGGCGGGCCTGCCTTCCGCCATCAGCGGCAAACTGCGGCTGTTCGACGGTAA
- the thiS gene encoding Thiamine biosynthesis protein ThiS — translation MKIRLNDQPLELAQPLSVSALLEQLERQQPGTALAINQIIIPRTDWANHLVQDGDDILLFQAIAGG, via the coding sequence ATGAAAATTCGGCTTAATGACCAGCCGTTGGAGCTGGCACAACCGCTGAGCGTCAGCGCCCTGCTCGAGCAACTGGAACGCCAGCAGCCGGGCACGGCACTGGCTATCAACCAAATCATCATCCCGCGCACTGACTGGGCTAATCACCTGGTGCAAGACGGCGATGACATTCTGCTGTTTCAAGCGATCGCCGGAGGCTGA
- the thiG gene encoding Thiazole synthase: MLQIADTTFTSRLFTGTGKFATPTLMLEALQASGSQLVTMAMKRVDLRGGNDAILAPLQQLGVRLLPNTSGAKTAAEAVFAARLAREALGTHWVKLEIHPDVKYLLSDPIETLKAAEILVKEGFVVLPYCGADPVLCKRLEEAGCAAVMPLGAPIGSNRGLRTRDFLEIIIEQARVPVVVDAGIGAPSHALEAMELGADAVLVNTAIAVARDPVQMARAFRLALEAGELARQAGLGSSQRNAVASSPLTAFLSQTGETL; encoded by the coding sequence ATGCTACAAATCGCCGATACCACTTTTACCTCACGCCTGTTTACCGGCACCGGTAAATTCGCCACCCCAACGCTGATGCTGGAGGCATTACAGGCCTCCGGCTCGCAGCTGGTCACCATGGCAATGAAGCGTGTTGACCTGCGCGGCGGTAATGACGCCATTCTGGCGCCGCTGCAACAACTGGGCGTACGCCTGTTGCCGAATACTTCCGGCGCCAAGACCGCGGCAGAAGCGGTGTTCGCCGCCCGGTTGGCTCGTGAGGCGCTTGGCACCCACTGGGTGAAACTGGAAATCCATCCCGATGTGAAATACCTGCTGTCGGACCCGATCGAAACCCTAAAGGCGGCAGAAATATTGGTGAAAGAAGGTTTTGTGGTGCTGCCTTACTGCGGTGCCGATCCGGTGTTGTGTAAACGCCTGGAGGAAGCGGGCTGTGCCGCGGTCATGCCGCTGGGCGCGCCTATTGGTTCCAACCGTGGGCTGCGCACCCGCGACTTCCTGGAGATCATTATCGAGCAGGCCAGGGTGCCGGTGGTGGTCGACGCCGGCATCGGTGCGCCAAGCCATGCGCTGGAAGCCATGGAACTGGGTGCCGATGCCGTGTTGGTGAATACTGCAATCGCCGTGGCGCGCGACCCGGTGCAGATGGCTCGGGCTTTTCGCCTGGCACTTGAGGCCGGCGAACTGGCACGTCAGGCGGGATTGGGCAGCAGTCAGCGTAATGCGGTTGCCTCCAGCCCGTTGACCGCTTTTCTCAGCCAGACAGGGGAGACATTGTGA
- the thiH gene encoding 2-iminoacetate synthase, whose protein sequence is MADDFSSRWQQLDWDDISLRINSKTARDVEHALNAEKLSREDFMALISPAAASYLEPLAQRAQQMTRQRFGNVVSFYVPLYLSNLCANDCTYCGFSMSNRIKRKTLDAAEIERECLAIKALDFEHLLLVTGEHQTKVGMDYFRQHVPAIRRHFSSLMMEVQPLEQQEYAELKALGLDGVLVYQETYHPATYLQHHLRGQKQDFHWRLATPDRLGRAGIDKIGLGALIGLSNSWRTDCYMLAEHLFYLQQTYWQSRYSISFPRLRPCAGGIEPASIMSEPQLVQLICAFRLFAPDVELSLSTRESPFFRDHMIPVAINSVSAGSKTQPGGYADDVPPELEQFEPHDGRTPQQVAQAISDAGLQPVWKDWDGYLGRSPQ, encoded by the coding sequence ATGGCTGATGATTTCAGTAGCCGCTGGCAACAGTTGGATTGGGACGATATCTCGCTGCGTATTAACAGTAAAACGGCGCGTGATGTCGAGCATGCGCTGAATGCGGAAAAACTGTCGCGAGAAGACTTTATGGCACTGATTTCCCCTGCCGCCGCGTCCTACCTGGAGCCACTGGCGCAGCGTGCGCAGCAGATGACGCGTCAACGTTTTGGCAACGTGGTTAGCTTCTACGTGCCGCTGTACCTGTCCAATCTGTGCGCCAACGACTGCACCTACTGCGGCTTTTCGATGAGCAACCGCATCAAGCGTAAAACCCTGGATGCCGCCGAGATCGAACGCGAGTGTCTGGCGATTAAGGCGTTGGACTTTGAGCATTTGCTGTTGGTCACCGGGGAACACCAGACCAAGGTCGGCATGGACTATTTCCGCCAACACGTTCCCGCGATCCGCCGCCATTTCAGCTCGCTGATGATGGAAGTACAACCGCTGGAGCAGCAAGAGTACGCCGAATTAAAGGCTCTGGGGTTGGATGGCGTGCTGGTGTATCAGGAAACCTATCATCCCGCGACCTACCTGCAGCATCATCTGCGCGGCCAGAAACAGGACTTTCACTGGCGGTTGGCCACACCGGATCGCCTGGGCCGCGCCGGGATCGACAAGATCGGCCTCGGGGCCCTGATCGGGCTTTCCAACAGTTGGCGTACCGACTGCTATATGCTGGCTGAACACCTGTTCTACCTGCAACAGACTTACTGGCAGAGCCGCTACTCGATCTCGTTCCCGCGCCTGCGCCCTTGTGCCGGAGGTATCGAACCGGCGTCGATCATGAGTGAACCGCAATTGGTGCAGCTAATCTGTGCCTTCCGGCTGTTCGCCCCCGACGTGGAGCTGTCTTTGTCGACGCGTGAGTCGCCGTTTTTCCGCGATCATATGATCCCGGTGGCGATCAACAGCGTCAGCGCCGGCTCCAAAACCCAGCCTGGCGGCTATGCCGACGATGTGCCGCCGGAGCTGGAACAGTTTGAACCGCACGATGGCCGTACCCCACAGCAGGTGGCACAAGCCATCAGCGACGCTGGTTTACAGCCGGTGTGGAAAGACTGGGACGGCTACCTGGGGCGCAGCCCGCAGTAA